One window of the Anaeromyxobacter dehalogenans 2CP-C genome contains the following:
- a CDS encoding deoxyhypusine synthase family protein translates to MPKTELPVLEFVLTNFKNFNARQTRDALVAYWRHVEAGGKMFWAVAGAMSSAQLGLTLAPAIRAGLIHGFSVTGANLEESLFRLVAHHSYKDFPDYRYLTKADDTRILEDRMRRVTDTSIPEDEAFRAVEKFIVPMWTRATEKGDRRFWHEYFYELIQSIGTDLHEGDPEACWLLAAAQAKLPIVVPGHEDSTFGNIFASHVKNGECSPSIVKSGIEYMAAFYDQYKELSAGKGVGFFQIGGGIAGDFPICVVPSIKYDLGEPVKPWAYFCQISDSTTSYGSYSGATPNEKITWDKLTQDTPMFVVESDATIVAPLMLTALLECKRAPAEANALIAKLAR, encoded by the coding sequence ATGCCGAAGACCGAGCTGCCCGTCCTCGAGTTCGTCCTCACGAACTTCAAGAACTTCAACGCGCGCCAGACCCGCGACGCGCTCGTCGCCTACTGGCGGCACGTCGAGGCGGGCGGGAAGATGTTCTGGGCCGTCGCCGGCGCCATGTCCTCGGCGCAGCTCGGGCTGACGCTCGCGCCCGCCATCCGGGCCGGCCTCATCCACGGTTTCTCCGTCACCGGCGCGAACCTGGAGGAGTCGCTGTTCCGCCTGGTCGCGCACCACAGCTACAAGGACTTCCCCGACTACCGCTACCTCACCAAGGCGGACGACACCCGCATCCTCGAGGACCGGATGCGCCGGGTGACCGACACCAGCATCCCCGAGGACGAGGCGTTCCGCGCGGTGGAGAAGTTCATCGTCCCGATGTGGACGCGCGCCACCGAGAAGGGCGATCGCCGGTTCTGGCACGAGTACTTCTACGAGCTGATCCAGTCGATCGGCACGGACCTCCACGAGGGCGATCCCGAGGCCTGCTGGCTGCTCGCCGCCGCGCAGGCGAAGCTGCCCATCGTGGTCCCCGGCCACGAGGACTCGACGTTCGGCAACATCTTCGCCTCGCACGTGAAGAACGGCGAGTGCAGCCCCTCGATCGTGAAGTCCGGCATCGAGTACATGGCCGCCTTCTACGATCAGTACAAGGAGCTGTCGGCCGGCAAGGGCGTGGGCTTCTTCCAGATCGGCGGCGGCATCGCCGGCGACTTCCCCATCTGCGTGGTGCCGTCGATCAAGTACGACCTGGGCGAGCCGGTGAAGCCCTGGGCCTACTTCTGCCAGATCTCCGACTCGACGACCTCGTACGGCTCCTACTCCGGCGCGACGCCGAACGAGAAGATCACCTGGGACAAGCTCACCCAGGACACGCCCATGTTCGTGGTCGAGTCCGACGCCACCATCGTGGCGCCGCTGATGCTCACCGCGCTGCTCGAGTGCAAGCGCGCGCCCGCCGAGGCGAACGCGCTCATCGCGAAGCTCGCGAGGTGA
- a CDS encoding aldo/keto reductase — MELPQPPRTAHAVRRLGLGMAALGRPAYHTIGHGADFPGGRSPEQLRRHAHAVLDAAYDAGIRHLDAARSYGAGEAFLRAWADARGLGPADLTVSSKWGYRYVGGWRVDAEKHEVKDHSLEALRRQHAESVEALGPLLSLYQIHSVTADGPVLGDGAVLDELARLRDGGLRIGVTVSGPGQAEAAARALGVERGGRPLFTSIQATWNLLERSCEAVLGEAHASGRLVIVKEPLANGRLGPRGDAGADGPLARVAREAGTTPDALALAAALARPWADLVLLGAATVDQLRSNLHAVELRPSGEAQERLAALVEPPARYWARRATLAWT, encoded by the coding sequence ATGGAGCTCCCGCAACCCCCGCGGACGGCGCACGCCGTTCGCCGGCTCGGGCTGGGGATGGCCGCGCTGGGCCGCCCCGCCTACCACACCATCGGACACGGCGCCGACTTCCCCGGGGGCCGCTCGCCCGAGCAGCTCCGCCGCCACGCGCACGCGGTGCTCGACGCGGCGTACGACGCGGGGATCCGCCACCTCGACGCGGCCCGCTCCTACGGCGCCGGCGAGGCGTTCCTGCGCGCCTGGGCGGACGCCCGCGGGCTCGGCCCCGCGGACCTGACCGTCTCGTCGAAGTGGGGCTACCGCTACGTGGGCGGCTGGCGGGTGGACGCCGAGAAGCACGAGGTGAAGGACCACTCGCTCGAGGCGCTGCGGCGCCAGCACGCCGAGTCGGTCGAGGCGCTCGGCCCGCTGCTCTCGCTGTACCAGATCCACTCGGTGACCGCGGACGGCCCGGTGCTCGGCGACGGCGCGGTGCTGGACGAGCTGGCCCGGCTGCGCGACGGCGGGCTGCGCATCGGGGTGACGGTGAGCGGCCCGGGGCAGGCCGAGGCGGCGGCGCGCGCGCTCGGCGTCGAGCGCGGCGGCCGCCCGCTGTTCACCTCGATCCAGGCCACCTGGAACCTGCTCGAGCGCTCCTGCGAGGCGGTGCTGGGGGAGGCGCACGCGTCGGGCCGCCTGGTGATCGTGAAGGAGCCGCTCGCGAACGGGCGGCTCGGGCCGCGCGGCGACGCCGGGGCGGACGGGCCGCTCGCGCGCGTGGCGCGCGAGGCCGGGACCACGCCGGACGCGCTCGCCCTCGCGGCCGCGCTCGCCCGCCCGTGGGCGGACCTCGTGCTGCTGGGCGCCGCCACCGTGGACCAGCTCCGCTCCAACCTGCACGCCGTCGAGCTGCGGCCGAGCGGCGAGGCCCAGGAGCGGCTCGCCGCGCTGGTCGAGCCGCCGGCGCGCTACTGGGCCCGCCGCGCCACGCTCGCGTGGACGTAG
- a CDS encoding TetR/AcrR family transcriptional regulator, whose protein sequence is MGKGAETREAILDEAVRLASEVGLEGVTIGRLADALDLSKSGLFAHFSSKERLQVALLDHAAARFVEAVLRPALAAPRGEARLRALVERWLRWPTEVPQPGGCVFVQANVELDDRPGPARDRLVALQREWLATLVRVVRESRDAGQLDAATDPDQVAFEIYGILLSTHLALRLLGDRRAHRRARAALDRLLASCRPAA, encoded by the coding sequence ATGGGCAAGGGCGCCGAGACGCGCGAGGCGATCCTCGACGAGGCCGTCCGGCTCGCGAGCGAGGTCGGCCTCGAGGGCGTCACCATCGGCCGCCTGGCCGACGCGCTCGACCTCTCCAAGAGCGGGCTCTTCGCGCACTTCTCCTCCAAGGAGCGGCTGCAGGTGGCGCTCCTCGACCACGCGGCCGCGCGCTTCGTCGAGGCGGTGCTGCGCCCGGCGCTCGCCGCGCCGCGCGGCGAGGCCCGCCTGCGCGCGCTCGTGGAGCGCTGGCTGCGGTGGCCGACCGAGGTGCCGCAGCCCGGTGGCTGCGTGTTCGTCCAGGCCAACGTCGAGCTGGACGATCGGCCCGGGCCGGCGCGCGACCGGCTCGTCGCGCTCCAGCGCGAGTGGCTCGCGACGCTCGTCCGCGTGGTGCGCGAGTCCCGCGACGCCGGCCAGCTCGACGCCGCCACCGATCCCGACCAGGTGGCGTTCGAGATCTACGGGATCCTGCTCTCCACGCACCTCGCGCTGCGTCTCCTGGGCGACCGGCGCGCCCACCGGCGCGCGCGCGCCGCCCTGGACCGCCTGCTCGCCTCCTGCCGTCCCGCCGCGTAG
- a CDS encoding alpha/beta fold hydrolase gives MPVSRPPPKSTNVRSFGARAARAGLRAVSAVAPDLAVRAAGRLLLTPPRHPAPQAERAGLARAEPLAFRVRGEALRAWRLGCGPAVLLLHGWGGRAGQLLPLAEALAAAGCAAVTVDAPAHGASRGCIASMIHFADAAETVARAVGARAAVGHSLGGAAVALAAVRGLELDAAVVIAAPRGPAGFVTHAAAELGLSERALGAEMERRLGVSPDALDLPRLAPPGAPPLLVIHDPGDREVPFADGAALAEGWPTARLIATQGLGHRRILRDAAVIAAAVAHARERLPRCGGCGRLATVAAPEPRCDGCAVADDLWDRDRRLAAS, from the coding sequence ATGCCCGTCAGCCGCCCGCCCCCAAAAAGCACGAACGTTCGTTCCTTCGGCGCTCGCGCCGCCCGCGCGGGCCTCCGCGCCGTCTCGGCCGTCGCCCCGGACCTGGCGGTCCGCGCGGCGGGGCGCCTGCTGCTCACCCCGCCCCGCCACCCCGCGCCGCAGGCCGAGCGCGCGGGGCTGGCGCGCGCCGAGCCCCTCGCGTTCCGGGTCCGGGGCGAGGCGCTGCGCGCGTGGCGGCTCGGGTGCGGCCCGGCGGTGCTGCTCCTGCACGGCTGGGGCGGCCGCGCCGGCCAGCTCCTCCCGCTCGCGGAGGCCCTCGCCGCGGCCGGCTGCGCCGCCGTGACGGTGGACGCGCCCGCCCACGGCGCCTCGCGCGGCTGCATCGCGTCGATGATCCACTTCGCCGACGCGGCCGAGACGGTCGCGCGTGCGGTCGGGGCGCGGGCCGCGGTCGGCCACTCGCTCGGCGGCGCCGCGGTGGCGCTGGCGGCGGTCCGCGGCCTGGAGCTCGACGCGGCGGTGGTCATCGCGGCGCCGCGCGGGCCGGCCGGGTTCGTGACCCACGCGGCCGCCGAGCTGGGCCTCTCCGAGCGCGCGCTGGGGGCGGAGATGGAGCGCCGCCTCGGCGTCTCGCCCGACGCGCTCGACCTCCCCCGGCTCGCGCCGCCCGGCGCGCCGCCGCTGCTCGTGATCCACGATCCCGGCGACCGCGAGGTCCCGTTCGCGGACGGCGCGGCGCTCGCCGAGGGCTGGCCGACGGCGCGCCTGATCGCGACGCAGGGCCTGGGCCACCGCCGCATCCTGCGCGACGCGGCCGTGATCGCCGCGGCGGTCGCGCACGCGCGCGAGCGGCTCCCGCGCTGCGGCGGCTGCGGGCGGCTCGCGACGGTCGCGGCGCCCGAGCCGCGCTGCGACGGCTGCGCCGTGGCGGACGACCTCTGGGATCGCGACCGCCGCCTGGCGGCGTCCTGA
- a CDS encoding patatin-like phospholipase family protein, with the protein MLPRRAALVALGLALAAPARAGEPAPGERPASAGAGGRPDDLVAFTVSGGVSLGAYEAGLSWATVRYLATVREGRAEVGALFRPRLAAVTGTSAGAVNALLAAAIWCARPERAGDVDDNLLLSAWIHLDFDELLPRSAGRYRPGDGLLSAAPLERTGALIRSALFGPGAAGAFRPGCRVPLGIAVTQADPRQRDVAGLTTSTQRLVLPWRLDVGPDGAVAVVRQALLPGELSESVLELDGVPAPGEAAPFRPQVVEDALLASAAVPMAFAPRRLCSPADDGAVGVPGRCHDYVDGGVFDNAPIGLAVDLVDAAGGGSVLHPVVFFLVDPELRRLRPPRDGAVEDAPEHFTLGRHLRLFGRLLATARSAELSRTIGASGWNRTTQRVLRDFAEVAAEFAELSATSAAAFAPARPPRPPAAGGRAGAAVSRAAYGRALSACVDRLAAAARRGPGEPEPCVAEVTALTLAAPAAGDAPLPPAEVVRLADGLAALLRDAATAAPAMRAAALRDPGTFEGRSTLVASVLLFLADEAQAVSASGLPEEVLHRFRAAVLEPIRRSDGLTRTAGLLLAGLLDGQLERLAAAAPPEVAAEARRARARLAALPGDALLDVDALQETVAASSALLARGAWDAQAMTAAWRGVLGVLGARNRFLGLSARVAALRADAVALADRAATERRLVAPSRFAPLAGAQLSGFAGFLDRPLRRYDYYAGVYEAAHGIAVAECAGGPPEPGDAGPVRLRGRPAEIDLTAAASQRCIGQALRRAVDVLGVRASPYASQVVARLAELELGAWLGRSTRAQLLRQDPSWSWLDALAPRPAPPGDPVLATLDALTARRMPCRPGDAEALCPAELGFGEFLDALSARGYRAGSEGLRLAMRDPDAWWADTLDRLAARALAVERTAVGADPGPLSGAMISAFGAAELLSRREAERGPTPRLVLDPSTLPAAAPPGQAAWRPLAARLVPYRLSLDVSRGGFGLAWLEPEVHLRRWLSIATTLEPVAYRAGHDTWSSAAGAVALGRARGFSFGAGPRWWADWDGPSGLGVEVRLAAVQDRFAVIVGVREPGARSGPQGWFVALSVADLNGLAYWLSPLGAGPSGR; encoded by the coding sequence GTGCTCCCGCGCCGCGCCGCCCTCGTCGCCCTCGGCCTCGCGCTGGCGGCCCCGGCGCGGGCCGGGGAGCCTGCGCCGGGCGAGCGGCCTGCCTCCGCCGGGGCCGGCGGGCGGCCCGACGACCTGGTCGCGTTCACGGTGAGTGGCGGCGTCAGCCTCGGGGCCTACGAGGCGGGGCTGTCCTGGGCCACGGTCCGCTACCTCGCCACCGTCCGCGAGGGCCGGGCGGAGGTCGGGGCGCTGTTCCGGCCCCGGCTGGCGGCCGTGACCGGGACCTCCGCGGGCGCGGTGAACGCGCTCCTCGCCGCCGCGATCTGGTGCGCGCGGCCGGAGCGCGCCGGCGACGTGGACGACAACCTGCTCCTGAGCGCCTGGATCCACCTCGACTTCGACGAGCTGCTGCCGCGCTCGGCGGGACGCTACCGGCCCGGGGACGGCCTGCTGTCCGCGGCGCCGCTGGAGCGGACCGGCGCGCTCATCCGCTCGGCGCTGTTCGGCCCGGGGGCGGCCGGGGCCTTCCGCCCGGGGTGCCGCGTGCCGCTCGGGATCGCGGTGACCCAGGCCGACCCGCGCCAGCGCGACGTGGCGGGGCTCACCACCTCGACGCAGCGGCTGGTCCTCCCCTGGCGCCTGGACGTGGGGCCGGACGGCGCCGTCGCGGTGGTCCGCCAGGCGCTGCTGCCGGGGGAGCTGTCGGAGAGCGTGCTCGAGCTGGACGGCGTCCCCGCGCCCGGCGAGGCGGCGCCGTTCCGGCCGCAGGTGGTCGAGGACGCGCTGCTGGCCTCGGCGGCGGTGCCGATGGCGTTCGCGCCCCGGCGGCTGTGCTCGCCGGCGGACGACGGCGCGGTGGGCGTGCCCGGGCGGTGCCACGACTACGTGGACGGCGGCGTGTTCGACAACGCGCCCATCGGCCTGGCGGTGGACCTCGTGGACGCCGCCGGCGGAGGCAGCGTGCTGCACCCGGTGGTCTTCTTCCTGGTGGACCCCGAGCTGCGCCGCCTCCGGCCTCCGCGGGACGGCGCGGTCGAGGACGCCCCCGAGCACTTCACGCTGGGTCGCCACCTCAGGCTGTTCGGCCGGCTGCTCGCCACCGCGCGCAGCGCCGAGCTCTCGCGCACCATCGGGGCGAGCGGCTGGAACCGCACCACCCAGCGGGTCCTCCGCGACTTCGCCGAGGTGGCGGCGGAGTTCGCCGAGCTGAGCGCGACGTCCGCGGCGGCGTTCGCGCCGGCGCGCCCGCCGCGCCCGCCGGCCGCGGGGGGGCGGGCGGGGGCGGCGGTGAGCCGCGCCGCGTACGGGCGCGCGCTCTCCGCCTGCGTCGATCGGCTGGCGGCGGCCGCGCGGCGGGGCCCGGGCGAGCCGGAGCCGTGCGTCGCAGAGGTGACGGCGCTGACGCTCGCGGCGCCCGCCGCGGGCGACGCGCCGCTCCCCCCCGCCGAGGTGGTGCGGCTCGCCGACGGGCTCGCCGCGCTGCTCCGCGACGCGGCGACCGCGGCCCCCGCGATGCGCGCCGCGGCGCTCCGCGATCCGGGGACGTTCGAGGGGCGCTCGACGCTCGTCGCGTCGGTCCTGCTGTTCCTCGCCGACGAGGCGCAGGCGGTCTCGGCGAGCGGCCTGCCGGAGGAGGTGCTGCACCGGTTCCGCGCCGCGGTCCTCGAGCCGATCCGGCGCTCGGACGGGCTCACGCGCACGGCGGGCCTGCTGCTCGCGGGGCTGCTCGACGGGCAGCTCGAGCGCCTGGCGGCGGCGGCGCCCCCGGAGGTGGCGGCCGAGGCGCGCCGCGCCCGCGCGCGGCTCGCGGCGCTGCCCGGGGACGCCCTGCTCGACGTGGACGCGCTCCAGGAGACGGTGGCGGCGTCCTCCGCCCTGCTGGCGCGCGGCGCGTGGGACGCGCAGGCGATGACGGCGGCCTGGCGCGGCGTGCTGGGCGTGCTGGGGGCGCGGAACCGCTTCCTCGGGCTGTCCGCGCGGGTCGCGGCGCTCCGCGCCGACGCGGTGGCGCTCGCCGACCGCGCCGCCACCGAGCGCCGGCTGGTGGCGCCGAGCCGGTTCGCGCCGCTCGCCGGCGCCCAGCTCTCGGGCTTCGCCGGCTTCCTCGACCGGCCCCTGCGGCGCTACGACTACTACGCCGGGGTCTACGAGGCGGCCCACGGGATCGCGGTCGCGGAGTGCGCCGGCGGCCCGCCGGAGCCGGGCGACGCGGGCCCGGTCCGCCTGCGCGGCCGGCCGGCCGAGATCGATCTCACCGCGGCCGCGAGCCAGCGCTGCATCGGCCAGGCGCTGCGCCGCGCCGTGGACGTGCTCGGCGTCCGCGCCTCGCCGTACGCGAGCCAGGTGGTCGCGCGCCTCGCCGAGCTGGAGCTGGGCGCGTGGCTCGGCCGGTCCACCCGCGCGCAGCTGCTCCGCCAGGATCCGAGCTGGAGCTGGCTCGACGCGCTGGCGCCGCGCCCCGCGCCGCCCGGCGACCCGGTGCTCGCGACGCTGGACGCGCTCACGGCGCGGCGGATGCCGTGCCGGCCCGGCGACGCCGAGGCGCTCTGCCCCGCGGAGCTCGGCTTCGGCGAGTTCCTCGACGCGCTCTCGGCGCGCGGGTACCGCGCCGGGTCGGAGGGGCTGCGCCTCGCGATGCGCGACCCGGACGCCTGGTGGGCGGACACGCTCGACCGGCTGGCGGCGCGCGCGCTCGCGGTGGAGCGCACCGCGGTCGGCGCCGACCCCGGCCCGCTCTCCGGCGCGATGATCTCCGCGTTCGGCGCCGCCGAGCTGCTCTCGCGCCGCGAGGCCGAGCGCGGGCCGACGCCGCGGCTGGTGCTCGACCCGTCCACGCTCCCGGCCGCCGCGCCGCCGGGCCAGGCGGCGTGGCGCCCGCTGGCGGCCCGCCTCGTGCCGTACCGCCTCTCGCTCGACGTGTCGCGCGGCGGCTTCGGCCTCGCCTGGCTGGAGCCGGAGGTGCACCTGCGCCGCTGGCTCTCGATCGCCACCACGCTCGAGCCGGTCGCGTACCGGGCCGGCCACGACACCTGGTCGAGCGCGGCCGGCGCGGTGGCGCTCGGCCGCGCGCGCGGCTTCTCCTTCGGCGCCGGGCCGCGGTGGTGGGCCGACTGGGACGGTCCGTCCGGGCTGGGCGTCGAGGTCCGCCTCGCCGCGGTGCAGGACCGGTTCGCGGTGATCGTCGGCGTGCGCGAGCCCGGCGCGCGGTCCGGCCCGCAGGGCTGGTTCGTGGCGCTCTCGGTGGCCGACCTGAACGGCCTCGCCTACTGGCTCTCGCCGCTCGGCGCGGGCCCTTCCGGCCGCTGA
- a CDS encoding SDR family oxidoreductase: protein MIAVTAASGHLGRRAVEALLKRVPAAGLVALVRHPGRAGDLAALGLQVRKGDYDRPDTLAPALAGVEKLLFISGSEVGRRLPQHRAVVDAARRAGVRLVAYTSILHADTSRVMLAVEHRETEAMLRASGLPYVLLRNGWYLENYTEHLGPALANGAIAGSAGNGRIAAAARADYAEAAAAVLTGTGHEHRVYELAGAPFTMADLAAEVSRQAGKPVAYRDLPPADYRAVLVGAGIPGPYADALVDADLGVARGELDDASGDLERLIGRPSTPLASAVAAALAALPAA, encoded by the coding sequence GTGATCGCCGTCACCGCCGCCTCCGGACACCTCGGCCGCCGGGCCGTCGAGGCCCTGCTGAAGCGCGTCCCCGCCGCCGGGCTCGTCGCCCTGGTCCGCCACCCGGGGCGGGCGGGCGACCTCGCCGCCCTCGGGCTACAGGTCCGCAAGGGCGACTACGACCGCCCCGACACGCTCGCGCCCGCGCTCGCCGGCGTCGAGAAGCTGCTGTTCATCTCCGGCAGCGAGGTCGGCCGCCGGCTGCCGCAGCACCGCGCGGTGGTGGACGCCGCCCGGCGCGCCGGCGTGCGGCTGGTCGCGTACACGAGCATCCTGCACGCGGACACCTCGCGCGTGATGCTCGCCGTCGAGCACCGCGAGACCGAGGCCATGCTCCGCGCCTCGGGGCTGCCGTACGTCCTGCTCCGGAACGGCTGGTACCTCGAGAACTACACCGAGCACCTCGGGCCGGCGCTGGCGAACGGCGCGATCGCGGGCAGCGCCGGAAACGGCCGGATCGCCGCCGCGGCGCGGGCCGACTACGCCGAGGCCGCGGCCGCGGTGCTCACCGGCACCGGCCACGAGCACCGCGTCTACGAGCTCGCCGGCGCGCCGTTCACCATGGCCGACCTCGCCGCGGAGGTCTCGCGCCAGGCCGGCAAGCCCGTCGCCTACCGCGACCTGCCGCCGGCCGACTACCGGGCGGTGCTGGTCGGCGCCGGCATCCCGGGCCCGTACGCCGACGCGCTGGTGGACGCGGACCTGGGCGTCGCCCGGGGCGAGCTCGACGACGCGAGCGGGGACCTCGAGCGGCTCATCGGCCGGCCGAGCACCCCGCTCGCGAGCGCGGTGGCGGCGGCGCTGGCGGCCCTGCCCGCCGCGTAG
- a CDS encoding M1 family metallopeptidase, whose protein sequence is MTPLRRAPPDRCSPRLLALATLLALGARAAAAAAAPPGAPAPTGPGAEEERPPLLQLPGGVRPVRYALDLEVVPAREDGIRGRAEIAVVLERPLARIWLHARDLAVSEVTVEQAGGERVPGRLTQVHPSGVARLDLPRAVGPGPATIRLAWSAPWGPTGAGSFRAREGDDLYASTQFEAVEARRAFPCFDEPRFKTPFEVTLTVPAGLVAISNAPERGSEPAAGGLRRVRYSATRPIPTYLVFWTVGPYDVVDAPAPPNEIRRTPLPVRYVVPRRRAADVAFAREAGQALLPELERWFGTPFPYPKLDHIALPGFPLAMENPGAISYVESALLFDARRQGPDERRWIADTMAHEMSHHWFGDLVTLPWWTEIWLNESFAQWMGTRAVQRWQPSWGADVAAVRGTTRAMRQDELAATRAILKPLARIEEVEGQFDAMSYQKGAALLGMIERWVGEVPFRDGVRRYLAAHEDGTGSTDALLAEISAAAGRDVAGPFRTFLSQPGVPRVEAAVACEASGARVRLRQARALPRGSAVPAGGAWRIPVCLRYEAAGAVRERCTLLEEAEGTLALPEGCPAWLMPDAGAAGYYAWALPPADLARLRARGLARLGTLERLSFARAVAAAARAGALPYADAMDALTALARDPRPEVAAAPIEALEHAHDWLVAPADRPAVEAVARRLYRPVLARLGWSARPGESGAVRDLRGRVVRLLAVTGRDPGVRREAARRGAAYAGMADGKLHPEAVDPELVAIALAVAVQDLGRPAFDAVLARARSASDLATRERLLPALAAADDPDLARRFAAVVAGDELPLLERVGAVLDLHAVRGDPAFAARRLALLAENVDAWAAGLPPFMAARLPAIASGACSGEDAARVEALFAGRAAALPGVEPMVARAVEQIRLCAAGREADAGPASAWFARAAARDAPVRRGTPR, encoded by the coding sequence GTGACGCCCCTGCGCCGCGCCCCGCCGGACCGTTGCTCCCCTCGGCTCCTCGCGCTGGCCACCCTGCTGGCGCTCGGCGCCCGCGCGGCCGCCGCCGCAGCCGCGCCCCCCGGCGCGCCCGCGCCCACGGGTCCCGGCGCGGAGGAGGAGCGCCCTCCGCTGCTGCAGCTCCCCGGCGGCGTGCGTCCCGTCCGCTACGCGCTCGACCTCGAGGTCGTGCCGGCGCGCGAGGACGGCATCCGCGGCCGCGCCGAGATCGCGGTGGTGCTGGAGCGGCCCCTCGCCCGGATCTGGCTGCACGCGCGCGACCTCGCCGTCTCGGAGGTCACGGTGGAGCAGGCCGGCGGGGAACGCGTGCCCGGCCGGCTGACGCAGGTCCACCCGTCGGGCGTCGCGCGGCTCGACCTCCCGCGGGCGGTGGGGCCGGGGCCGGCGACGATCCGCCTGGCCTGGTCGGCGCCCTGGGGCCCGACCGGCGCCGGCTCCTTCCGCGCGCGGGAGGGGGACGACCTCTACGCGTCCACGCAGTTCGAGGCCGTCGAGGCCCGCCGCGCGTTCCCGTGCTTCGACGAGCCCCGGTTCAAGACGCCGTTCGAGGTGACGCTCACGGTTCCCGCCGGGCTGGTCGCGATCTCGAACGCCCCGGAGCGCGGCAGCGAGCCCGCCGCGGGCGGCCTCCGCCGCGTCCGCTACTCGGCCACCCGCCCGATCCCCACGTACCTGGTGTTCTGGACGGTCGGGCCGTACGACGTCGTGGACGCGCCCGCGCCGCCGAACGAGATCCGCAGGACGCCGCTGCCGGTCCGCTACGTCGTGCCGCGCCGCCGCGCCGCCGACGTGGCGTTCGCGCGCGAGGCCGGGCAGGCGCTCCTCCCCGAGCTGGAGCGGTGGTTCGGCACGCCGTTCCCCTACCCGAAGCTCGACCACATCGCGCTCCCGGGGTTCCCGCTCGCCATGGAGAACCCGGGCGCGATCTCCTACGTCGAGTCCGCGCTCCTGTTCGACGCCCGCCGGCAGGGGCCGGACGAGCGCCGCTGGATCGCGGACACCATGGCCCACGAGATGTCGCACCACTGGTTCGGCGACCTCGTCACGCTGCCCTGGTGGACGGAGATCTGGCTCAACGAGTCCTTCGCGCAGTGGATGGGGACGCGGGCGGTCCAGCGCTGGCAGCCGTCCTGGGGCGCCGACGTGGCCGCCGTGCGCGGGACGACGCGGGCGATGCGCCAGGACGAGCTCGCCGCCACGCGCGCCATCCTGAAGCCGCTCGCGCGCATCGAGGAGGTCGAGGGGCAGTTCGACGCGATGAGCTACCAGAAGGGCGCGGCGCTCCTCGGGATGATCGAGCGCTGGGTGGGCGAGGTGCCGTTCCGCGACGGGGTCCGCCGCTACCTGGCGGCCCACGAGGACGGGACCGGGTCCACCGACGCGCTGCTCGCGGAGATCTCCGCCGCGGCGGGCCGCGACGTGGCCGGGCCGTTCCGGACCTTCCTCTCGCAGCCGGGCGTGCCGCGCGTGGAGGCGGCCGTCGCCTGCGAGGCCTCGGGCGCACGGGTCCGGCTGCGCCAGGCGCGGGCGCTGCCGCGCGGCTCCGCGGTGCCCGCGGGCGGCGCCTGGCGGATCCCGGTGTGCCTGCGCTACGAGGCCGCCGGCGCGGTGCGCGAGCGCTGCACGCTGCTGGAGGAGGCCGAGGGCACGCTGGCGCTCCCGGAGGGCTGTCCGGCGTGGCTCATGCCCGACGCCGGCGCGGCGGGCTACTACGCGTGGGCGCTCCCGCCCGCCGACCTGGCGCGCCTGCGCGCGCGGGGGCTCGCGCGGCTGGGCACGCTCGAGCGGCTCTCCTTCGCGCGGGCGGTCGCGGCCGCGGCGCGGGCGGGGGCGCTGCCCTACGCGGACGCGATGGACGCGCTCACCGCGCTGGCCCGCGACCCTCGACCCGAGGTCGCCGCCGCGCCCATCGAGGCGCTCGAGCACGCCCACGACTGGCTGGTGGCGCCTGCGGACCGTCCGGCGGTGGAGGCGGTGGCGCGACGGCTCTACCGGCCCGTGCTGGCCCGGCTCGGGTGGTCGGCGCGCCCCGGCGAGTCCGGCGCCGTCCGCGACCTGCGCGGCCGCGTGGTGCGCCTGCTCGCCGTCACGGGCCGCGACCCCGGAGTCCGGCGCGAGGCGGCGAGGCGGGGCGCGGCCTATGCCGGGATGGCCGACGGGAAGCTCCACCCCGAGGCGGTGGACCCCGAGCTCGTCGCCATCGCGCTCGCCGTCGCGGTACAGGACCTCGGCCGGCCGGCGTTCGACGCCGTGCTCGCGCGCGCCCGGAGCGCGTCCGATCTCGCCACCCGCGAGCGGCTGCTCCCGGCGCTCGCGGCGGCGGACGACCCCGACCTCGCGCGGCGCTTCGCCGCGGTGGTCGCCGGCGACGAGCTCCCGCTGCTCGAGCGCGTCGGGGCCGTCCTCGACCTGCACGCGGTCCGGGGCGACCCCGCGTTCGCCGCACGCCGGCTCGCGCTGCTCGCGGAGAACGTGGACGCCTGGGCGGCGGGCCTCCCGCCGTTCATGGCCGCCCGGCTGCCCGCGATCGCGTCCGGCGCCTGCTCGGGTGAGGACGCCGCGCGGGTCGAGGCGCTGTTCGCGGGGCGCGCGGCGGCGCTGCCGGGCGTGGAGCCGATGGTGGCGCGCGCCGTGGAGCAGATCCGGCTGTGCGCCGCCGGCCGCGAGGCCGACGCGGGGCCGGCGTCCGCATGGTTCGCGCGCGCGGCCGCCCGCGACGCGCCCGTGCGGCGCGGCACGCCGCGCTGA